The Camelus bactrianus isolate YW-2024 breed Bactrian camel chromosome 12, ASM4877302v1, whole genome shotgun sequence genome includes a window with the following:
- the ARSA gene encoding arylsulfatase A isoform X2, which produces MVTLWTLILASAAGLAAASPPNIVLIFADDLGYGDLGSYGHPSSTTPNLDQLAAGGLRFTDFYVPVSLCTPSRAALLTGRLPVRMGLYPGVLEPGSRGGLPLEEVTLAEVLAARGYLTGMVGKWHLGVGPEGAFLPPHQGFHRFLGIPYSHDQGPCQNLTCFPPATPCDGSCDQGLVPVPLLANLSVEAQPPWLPGLEAHYVAFARGLMADAQRQGRPFLLYYASHHTHYPQFSGQSFSGHSGRGPFGDSLMELDAAVGALMTAVGDLGLLGETLVFFTADNGPETMRMSHGGCSGLLRCGKGTTFEGGVREPALAFWPGHIAPGVTHELASSLDLLPTLAALAGAPLPNVTLDGVDLSPLLLGTGKTPMFAPRALGRPSSSTRPTQTRSAGSLLCGAGSTRHTSSPRALSTATPLRTLPATLLAL; this is translated from the exons ATGGTGACTCTGTGGACCCTCATTCTGGCCTCGGCCGCGGGCCTGGCTGCTGCCAGCCCACCTAACATCGTGCTGATCTTTGCTGATGACCTGGGCTATGGGGACTTGGGCTCCTATGGGCACCCCAGTTCCACTACCCCCAATCTGGACCAGCTGGCTGCAGGGGGTCTGCGGTTCACGGACTTCTACGTGCCTGTGTCTCTGTGCACACCCTCCCG GGCTGCCCTCCTGACCGGCCGACTCCCAGTTCGGATGGGCCTGTACCCTGGAGTTCTGGAGCCTGGCTCCCGAGGGGGCCTGCCTTTGGAGGAGGTGACCCTGGCTGAGGTCCTGGCTGCCCGGGGCTACCTCACAGGGATGGTCGGCAAGTGGCAccttggggtggggcctgaggggGCCTTTCTGCCCCCCCACCAGGGCTTCCATCGATTCCTGGGCATCCCATACTCCCATGACCAG GGCCCTTGCCAGAACCTGACCTGCTTCCCGCCGGCTACCCCCTGCGATGGCAGCTGTGACCAGGGCCTGGTCCCTGTCCCGCTGTTGGCCAACCTTTCGGTGGAGGCACAGCCGCCTTGGTTGCCAGGACTGGAGGCCCACTACGTGGCCTTCGCCCGTGGCCTCATGGCCGACGCCCAGCGCCAGGGACGCCCGTTCCTTCTGTACTACGCCTCCCAC CACACCCACTACCCCCAGTTCAGCGGGCAGAGCTTTTCTGGGCACTCAGGCCGAGGGCCATTTGGGGACTCCCTGATGGAGCTGGATGCTGCTGTGGGGGCCCTGATGACGGCTGTGGGGGACCTGGGACTGCTCGGAGAAACGCTGGTCTTCTTCACTGCAGACAATGG ACCTGAGACCATGCGGATGTCCCATGGTGGCTGCTCTGGCCTCCTCCGATGCGGAAAGGGAACCACTTTCGAGGGGGGTGTCCGAGAGCCTGCCTTGGCATTCTGGCCAGGCCACATCGCTCCCG GAGTCACCCACGAGCTGGCCAGCTCCCTGGACTTACTGCCCACCCTGGCAGCCCTGGCTGGGGCCCCACTGCCCAACGTCACCTTGGATGGCGTTGACCTCAGCCCCCTGCTGCTGGGCACAGGCAAG ACCCCCATGTTTGCACCTAGAGCCCTCGGCAGACCGTCTTCTTCTACCCGGCCTACCCAGACGAGGTCCGCGGGGTCTTTGCTGTGCGGAGCGGGAAGTACAAGGCACACTTCTTCACCCAGG gctctgTCCACAGCGACACCACTGCGGACCCTGCCTGCCACGCTTCTAGCCCTCTGA
- the ARSA gene encoding arylsulfatase A isoform X1, with product MVTLWTLILASAAGLAAASPPNIVLIFADDLGYGDLGSYGHPSSTTPNLDQLAAGGLRFTDFYVPVSLCTPSRAALLTGRLPVRMGLYPGVLEPGSRGGLPLEEVTLAEVLAARGYLTGMVGKWHLGVGPEGAFLPPHQGFHRFLGIPYSHDQGPCQNLTCFPPATPCDGSCDQGLVPVPLLANLSVEAQPPWLPGLEAHYVAFARGLMADAQRQGRPFLLYYASHHTHYPQFSGQSFSGHSGRGPFGDSLMELDAAVGALMTAVGDLGLLGETLVFFTADNGPETMRMSHGGCSGLLRCGKGTTFEGGVREPALAFWPGHIAPGVTHELASSLDLLPTLAALAGAPLPNVTLDGVDLSPLLLGTGKSPRQTVFFYPAYPDEVRGVFAVRSGKYKAHFFTQGSVHSDTTADPACHASSPLTAHEPPLLFDLSEDPGENYNLLGGVAEVAPETLQALKQLQLLKAQFDAAVTFSPSQIARGEDPALQICCQPSCTPRPTCCHCPEPPP from the exons ATGGTGACTCTGTGGACCCTCATTCTGGCCTCGGCCGCGGGCCTGGCTGCTGCCAGCCCACCTAACATCGTGCTGATCTTTGCTGATGACCTGGGCTATGGGGACTTGGGCTCCTATGGGCACCCCAGTTCCACTACCCCCAATCTGGACCAGCTGGCTGCAGGGGGTCTGCGGTTCACGGACTTCTACGTGCCTGTGTCTCTGTGCACACCCTCCCG GGCTGCCCTCCTGACCGGCCGACTCCCAGTTCGGATGGGCCTGTACCCTGGAGTTCTGGAGCCTGGCTCCCGAGGGGGCCTGCCTTTGGAGGAGGTGACCCTGGCTGAGGTCCTGGCTGCCCGGGGCTACCTCACAGGGATGGTCGGCAAGTGGCAccttggggtggggcctgaggggGCCTTTCTGCCCCCCCACCAGGGCTTCCATCGATTCCTGGGCATCCCATACTCCCATGACCAG GGCCCTTGCCAGAACCTGACCTGCTTCCCGCCGGCTACCCCCTGCGATGGCAGCTGTGACCAGGGCCTGGTCCCTGTCCCGCTGTTGGCCAACCTTTCGGTGGAGGCACAGCCGCCTTGGTTGCCAGGACTGGAGGCCCACTACGTGGCCTTCGCCCGTGGCCTCATGGCCGACGCCCAGCGCCAGGGACGCCCGTTCCTTCTGTACTACGCCTCCCAC CACACCCACTACCCCCAGTTCAGCGGGCAGAGCTTTTCTGGGCACTCAGGCCGAGGGCCATTTGGGGACTCCCTGATGGAGCTGGATGCTGCTGTGGGGGCCCTGATGACGGCTGTGGGGGACCTGGGACTGCTCGGAGAAACGCTGGTCTTCTTCACTGCAGACAATGG ACCTGAGACCATGCGGATGTCCCATGGTGGCTGCTCTGGCCTCCTCCGATGCGGAAAGGGAACCACTTTCGAGGGGGGTGTCCGAGAGCCTGCCTTGGCATTCTGGCCAGGCCACATCGCTCCCG GAGTCACCCACGAGCTGGCCAGCTCCCTGGACTTACTGCCCACCCTGGCAGCCCTGGCTGGGGCCCCACTGCCCAACGTCACCTTGGATGGCGTTGACCTCAGCCCCCTGCTGCTGGGCACAGGCAAG AGCCCTCGGCAGACCGTCTTCTTCTACCCGGCCTACCCAGACGAGGTCCGCGGGGTCTTTGCTGTGCGGAGCGGGAAGTACAAGGCACACTTCTTCACCCAGG gctctgTCCACAGCGACACCACTGCGGACCCTGCCTGCCACGCTTCTAGCCCTCTGACTGCTCATGAGCCCCCACTGCTCTTTGACCTGTCTGAGGACCCTGGTGAGAACTACAACCTTCTCGGGGGTGTGGCTGAGGTTGCCCCAGAGACCCTGCAGGCACTGAAACAACTTCAGCTGCTCAAGGCCCAGTTTGATGCTGCTGTGACCTTCAGCCCCAGCCAGATAGCCCGGGGTGAGGACCCTGCCCTGCAGATCTGCTGTCAGCCCAGCTGCACCCCTAGGCCAACTTGCTGCCACTGCCCTGAGCCCCCACCCTGA